From a single Pseudomonas sp. A34-9 genomic region:
- the sohB gene encoding protease SohB, producing the protein MEFFTEYASFLAKTVTLVVAILVVLASFAALRSKGRRKSAGQLQVSKLNDFYKGLRERLEQTLLDKDQLKALRKGEAKSEKNAKKQKKQPEAKSRVFVLDFDGDIKASATESLRHEITALLTLATPKDEVVLRLESGGGMVHSYGLASSQLARIREAGVPLTVCIDKVAASGGYMMACIGEKIISAPFAILGSIGVVAQLPNVNRLLKKHDIDFEVLTAGEYKRTLTVFGENTEKGREKFQEDLDITHQLFKNFVARYRPQLAIDDVATGEVWLGVAALDKQLVDELKTSDEYLADRAKKAEVYHLHYAERKSLQERIGMAASGSVDRVLLSWWSRLTQQRFW; encoded by the coding sequence GTGGAGTTTTTCACCGAATACGCCAGTTTTCTGGCCAAGACCGTCACCCTGGTGGTCGCCATTCTGGTCGTGCTTGCCAGTTTTGCCGCATTGCGCAGCAAGGGCCGGCGCAAATCGGCCGGTCAGTTGCAGGTCAGCAAACTCAATGACTTCTACAAGGGCCTGCGTGAGCGCCTGGAGCAGACGTTGCTCGACAAGGATCAGCTCAAGGCTTTGCGCAAGGGCGAGGCCAAATCCGAGAAAAACGCGAAAAAGCAGAAGAAACAGCCGGAAGCCAAATCGCGTGTGTTCGTGCTGGATTTCGACGGCGACATCAAGGCCTCGGCCACCGAAAGCCTGCGCCATGAAATCACCGCACTGCTGACGCTCGCCACGCCAAAGGACGAAGTGGTCCTGCGTCTGGAAAGCGGTGGCGGCATGGTTCACAGCTATGGTCTGGCATCCTCGCAACTGGCGCGTATCCGCGAGGCCGGCGTACCGTTGACCGTGTGCATCGACAAGGTCGCGGCCAGCGGCGGCTACATGATGGCGTGCATCGGCGAGAAGATCATCAGCGCACCGTTTGCGATTCTTGGCTCGATCGGCGTGGTTGCTCAGCTGCCCAACGTCAACCGTTTGCTGAAGAAACACGACATCGACTTTGAAGTCCTCACCGCCGGCGAATACAAGCGCACCCTGACCGTGTTTGGCGAAAACACCGAGAAGGGCCGGGAGAAGTTTCAGGAAGACCTGGACATCACCCATCAACTGTTCAAGAACTTTGTTGCCCGTTATCGCCCGCAACTGGCGATTGACGATGTGGCCACCGGGGAAGTCTGGCTCGGCGTCGCGGCGCTGGATAAACAGCTGGTGGATGAGCTCAAGACCAGTGATGAATATCTGGCAGACCGGGCGAAAAAAGCCGAGGTCTATCACCTGCACTACGCCGAGCGCAAAAGTCTGCAGGAACGCATTGGCATGGCCGCCAGCGGTTCGGTGGATCGCGTGCTGTTGAGCTGGTGGAGTCGCCTGACTCAGCAACGTTTCTGGTAA